The Paramormyrops kingsleyae isolate MSU_618 chromosome 11, PKINGS_0.4, whole genome shotgun sequence genome includes a window with the following:
- the LOC111847021 gene encoding adhesion G-protein coupled receptor G1-like isoform X1, with translation MEQHLRLILLLLFLFSSIIYTLPEPCNNVMPYCEANKTLPWMRKGCRNSFRCYEEYIATCTIGRGRTFPRIRGILDAYIRDFDSAEEVTKDTIGGHSIHVPSRVMNRSWTPGKRVAVMLFNSTLFEGVNDSEFLGNHVISVKVGHTSLHNLPEPVTLTFKHDQKDLLGSCKFWEEAKGTDNAGRWSTRGCSTNRTDGEFICSCDHLSFFAVLVNTGNISDAHARSLSYITYLGCGLSILCTSIAIIMYICMRRSPSKAGREEHSMGLHLHLMGALLLLHSCFLLSAWQAERDKEDTRACLALGLLLHWALLATFTWMGLESFHLYLLLVRVFNIYIRKYLLKLSFVGWGVPTITVAICALIQPYGQHRFQSEDNTHTRTYTKICWIRDTTVRLVTVTAYLSLVFLVGAAMLGIVVIKLRRKEHRGTAAQKRHIGRNCLTLLCLSCILGVPWGLAFTTYGPLTLVGLYFFTIANAFQGVYLFLWFLSLTYKSHASSTGTNQSTRKTDISLGQL, from the exons ATGCTATGAGGAATACATAGCAACCTGCACCATTGGGAGAGGCAGGACTTTCCCGAGAATTCGGGGGATTCTGGACGCTTACATTCGGGACTTCGACTCAGCTGAAGAG GTGACAAAAGACACCATAGGAGGACACAGTATTCACGTCCCTAGCAGAGTTATGAATCGCAGCTGGACTCCCGGAAAGCGTGTGGCCGTGATGCTCTTCAACAGCACCCTGTTTGAG GGAGTCAATGACAGCGAGTTCCTGGGAAACCATGTGATCAGTGTAAAGGTCGGCCACACCTCTCTTCACAACCTTCCTGAGCCTGTGACTCTCACCTTCAAGCATGACCAGAAG GATTTGCTTGGATCCTGTAAGTTTTGGGAAGAAGCAAAGGGAACAGATAATGCAG GACGCTGGAGCACAAGGGGATGTTCGACTAATCGAACGGACGGGGAATTTATATGCAGCTGTGACCATCTTAGTTTCTTTGCAGTACTAGTC AACACTGGAAATATCAGCGATGCTCACGCACGCTCCCTCAGCTACATCACTTACCTTGGGTGCGGACTTTCCATACTTTGCACCTCCATCGCTAtcatcatgtatatatgtatgag GAGATCTCCTTCTAAGGCAGGGAGGGAGGAGCACTCGATGGGGCTGCACCTCCATCTGATGGGGGCGCTGCTCCTGCTGCACAGCTGCTTCCTGCTGAGTGCATGGCAAGCAGAGCGTGACAAGGAGGACACCAGAGCCTGCTTGGCCCTGGGCCTGCTGCTCCACTGGGCCCTTCTCGCCACGTTTACCTGGATGGGCCTCGAGAGCTTCCACCTTTACCTGCTGCTGGTCCGTGTGTTCAACATCTACATCAGGAAATACCTGCTGAAGCTCTCCTTTGTGGgctggg GTGTGCCCACCATTACAGTGGCTATCTGTGCCCTTATCCAACCTTACGGCCAACACAGGTTCCAGTCAGAGGATAACACCCACACCAGGACATACACAAAGAT aTGCTGGATCAGAGACACAACAGTGAGGCTTGTCACCGTCACCGCCTACCTGAGCCTGGTCTTCCTCGTCGGTGCTGCCATGTTGGGCATCGTCGTGATAAAACTACGCCGCAAAGAGCACAGAGGCACCGCGGCTCAGAAGCGGCACATCGGCAGGAACTGCCTGACACTGCTGTGTCTCAGCTGCATCCTGGGAGTTCCCTGGGGCCTGGCTTTCACCACCTATGGCCCCCTGACCCTGGTTGGCCTCTACTTCTTCACCATAGCAAATGCCTTTCAGG GAGTCTATCTCTTCTTGTGGTTTCTCTCTCTCACCTATAAATCACACGCCAGCTCCACAGGAACAAACCAGTCCACACGCAAGACTGATATCAGCTTAGGTCAACTGTAA
- the LOC111847021 gene encoding adhesion G-protein coupled receptor G1-like isoform X2, whose product MEQHLRLILLLLFLFSSIIYTLPEPCNNVMPYCEANKTLPWMRCYEEYIATCTIGRGRTFPRIRGILDAYIRDFDSAEEVTKDTIGGHSIHVPSRVMNRSWTPGKRVAVMLFNSTLFEGVNDSEFLGNHVISVKVGHTSLHNLPEPVTLTFKHDQKDLLGSCKFWEEAKGTDNAGRWSTRGCSTNRTDGEFICSCDHLSFFAVLVNTGNISDAHARSLSYITYLGCGLSILCTSIAIIMYICMRRSPSKAGREEHSMGLHLHLMGALLLLHSCFLLSAWQAERDKEDTRACLALGLLLHWALLATFTWMGLESFHLYLLLVRVFNIYIRKYLLKLSFVGWGVPTITVAICALIQPYGQHRFQSEDNTHTRTYTKICWIRDTTVRLVTVTAYLSLVFLVGAAMLGIVVIKLRRKEHRGTAAQKRHIGRNCLTLLCLSCILGVPWGLAFTTYGPLTLVGLYFFTIANAFQGVYLFLWFLSLTYKSHASSTGTNQSTRKTDISLGQL is encoded by the exons ATGCTATGAGGAATACATAGCAACCTGCACCATTGGGAGAGGCAGGACTTTCCCGAGAATTCGGGGGATTCTGGACGCTTACATTCGGGACTTCGACTCAGCTGAAGAG GTGACAAAAGACACCATAGGAGGACACAGTATTCACGTCCCTAGCAGAGTTATGAATCGCAGCTGGACTCCCGGAAAGCGTGTGGCCGTGATGCTCTTCAACAGCACCCTGTTTGAG GGAGTCAATGACAGCGAGTTCCTGGGAAACCATGTGATCAGTGTAAAGGTCGGCCACACCTCTCTTCACAACCTTCCTGAGCCTGTGACTCTCACCTTCAAGCATGACCAGAAG GATTTGCTTGGATCCTGTAAGTTTTGGGAAGAAGCAAAGGGAACAGATAATGCAG GACGCTGGAGCACAAGGGGATGTTCGACTAATCGAACGGACGGGGAATTTATATGCAGCTGTGACCATCTTAGTTTCTTTGCAGTACTAGTC AACACTGGAAATATCAGCGATGCTCACGCACGCTCCCTCAGCTACATCACTTACCTTGGGTGCGGACTTTCCATACTTTGCACCTCCATCGCTAtcatcatgtatatatgtatgag GAGATCTCCTTCTAAGGCAGGGAGGGAGGAGCACTCGATGGGGCTGCACCTCCATCTGATGGGGGCGCTGCTCCTGCTGCACAGCTGCTTCCTGCTGAGTGCATGGCAAGCAGAGCGTGACAAGGAGGACACCAGAGCCTGCTTGGCCCTGGGCCTGCTGCTCCACTGGGCCCTTCTCGCCACGTTTACCTGGATGGGCCTCGAGAGCTTCCACCTTTACCTGCTGCTGGTCCGTGTGTTCAACATCTACATCAGGAAATACCTGCTGAAGCTCTCCTTTGTGGgctggg GTGTGCCCACCATTACAGTGGCTATCTGTGCCCTTATCCAACCTTACGGCCAACACAGGTTCCAGTCAGAGGATAACACCCACACCAGGACATACACAAAGAT aTGCTGGATCAGAGACACAACAGTGAGGCTTGTCACCGTCACCGCCTACCTGAGCCTGGTCTTCCTCGTCGGTGCTGCCATGTTGGGCATCGTCGTGATAAAACTACGCCGCAAAGAGCACAGAGGCACCGCGGCTCAGAAGCGGCACATCGGCAGGAACTGCCTGACACTGCTGTGTCTCAGCTGCATCCTGGGAGTTCCCTGGGGCCTGGCTTTCACCACCTATGGCCCCCTGACCCTGGTTGGCCTCTACTTCTTCACCATAGCAAATGCCTTTCAGG GAGTCTATCTCTTCTTGTGGTTTCTCTCTCTCACCTATAAATCACACGCCAGCTCCACAGGAACAAACCAGTCCACACGCAAGACTGATATCAGCTTAGGTCAACTGTAA
- the zpd gene encoding zona pellucida glycoprotein d isoform X3: MCGKDYITIMVVEDFFKYYNIKLEDLHLGNKSCRAQQETVAGVSYYMARTTKDRYLYCGGKALEKNFTHIAYSQTLQSDPVVKGNIIRDPLIKIEYKCVYPYIRTLSLPFPIVPISSETVMRVNEMEATIVMSLFKDGTYMEAFDTSPQLQLKEKAYVEARVVEPEDYFHLRVNECWSTQSAMPNDTDGLSHTLLLNGCVKDETVKFHGWTAEHDGVNGNGSVVRYSFDVFRFTTLPHEFYLHCTIQLCSLGDESCLPDCKLITKREVSTGDPKQGLLSYGPIRFKAPDRHSNVLLILGLSIGGIWVLGIFILILMAVARAGNRRLSRLSNL, translated from the exons ATGTGCGGGAAAGACTACATCACAATCATGGTGGTTGAGGACTTTTTCAAGTATTACAATATTAAATTGGAGGACCTCCACCTTGGAAATAAGTCCTGCCGTGCCCAACAAGAGACTGTCGCTGGCGTTTCCTATTATATGGCGAGAACCACAAAAGACCGATACCTTTACTGCGGTGGGAAAGCGCTGGAG AAGAATTTCACCCATATCGCATACTCCCAAACGCTGCAGTCTGATCCAGTGGTGAAAGGCAACATAATCCGTGATCCCCTTATTAAAATAGAGTACAAGTGTGTGTACCCCTACATCCGCACTCTTAGTCTCCCTTTTCCCATTGTTCCCATTTCCAG TGAGACCGTGATGCGGGTGAATGAGATGGAGGCCACCATCGTGATGAGCCTTTTCAAGGATGGGACCTACATGGAGGCCTTTGACACGTCCCCCCAGCTGCAACTCAAGGAGAAGGCCTACGTTGAGGCCCGCGTGGTTGAACCTGAAGACTATTTCCATTTGCGAGTGAATGAGTGCTGGTCTACGCAGTCAGCGATGCCCAACGATACTGATGGTCTTTCTCACACTCTGCTGCTTAATGG GTGTGTGAAAGATGAAACTGTGAAGTTCCATGGATGGACTGCGGAGCACGACGGTGTCAACGGCAACGGCTCTGTGGTTCGCTACAGTTTCGACGTGTTTCGCTTTACGACACTGCCACATGAGTTCTACCTTCACTGCACTATCCAGCTGTGCTCTTTGGGAGATGAGTCCTGCCTACCG GACTGTAAACTGATAACTAAGCGGGAAGTATCTACAGGGGATCCCAAACAGGGATTACTGTCGTATGGACCAATCAGGTTCAAAGCACCAGATAGGCACTCAA ATGTGTTGCTGATCCTGGGACTTTCCATTGGTGGAATCTGGGTTCTGGGTATTTTTATTCTCATCCTCATGGCTGTTGCTCGTGCAGGCAACAGACGACTGTCTCGCTTATCAAATCTTTAA
- the zpd gene encoding zona pellucida glycoprotein d isoform X2 has translation MTLRISKVYLTFLLAPLFLENAFGLCDVTHCTDSTKCLFAPDKRRCKCAVGYYGDLCDEVATINVMCGKDYITIMVVEDFFKYYNIKLEDLHLGNKSCRAQQETVAGVSYYMARTTKDRYLYCGGKALENFTHIAYSQTLQSDPVVKGNIIRDPLIKIEYKCVYPYIRTLSLPFPIVPISSETVMRVNEMEATIVMSLFKDGTYMEAFDTSPQLQLKEKAYVEARVVEPEDYFHLRVNECWSTQSAMPNDTDGLSHTLLLNGCVKDETVKFHGWTAEHDGVNGNGSVVRYSFDVFRFTTLPHEFYLHCTIQLCSLGDESCLPDCKLITKREVSTGDPKQGLLSYGPIRFKAPDRHSNVLLILGLSIGGIWVLGIFILILMAVARAGNRRLSRLSNL, from the exons ATGACTCTTAGAATTTCGAAG GTGTATTTGACATTTTTACTAGCGCCTTTGTTTCTAGAGAACGCGTTTG GATTATGCGACGTTACTCATTGCACAGATTCGACAAAGTGTTTGTTTGCTCCTGACAAACGCAGATGCAAGTGCGCGGTCGGATATTATGGGGACCTCTGTGACGAAG TTGCAACAATTAACGTCATGTGCGGGAAAGACTACATCACAATCATGGTGGTTGAGGACTTTTTCAAGTATTACAATATTAAATTGGAGGACCTCCACCTTGGAAATAAGTCCTGCCGTGCCCAACAAGAGACTGTCGCTGGCGTTTCCTATTATATGGCGAGAACCACAAAAGACCGATACCTTTACTGCGGTGGGAAAGCGCTGGAG AATTTCACCCATATCGCATACTCCCAAACGCTGCAGTCTGATCCAGTGGTGAAAGGCAACATAATCCGTGATCCCCTTATTAAAATAGAGTACAAGTGTGTGTACCCCTACATCCGCACTCTTAGTCTCCCTTTTCCCATTGTTCCCATTTCCAG TGAGACCGTGATGCGGGTGAATGAGATGGAGGCCACCATCGTGATGAGCCTTTTCAAGGATGGGACCTACATGGAGGCCTTTGACACGTCCCCCCAGCTGCAACTCAAGGAGAAGGCCTACGTTGAGGCCCGCGTGGTTGAACCTGAAGACTATTTCCATTTGCGAGTGAATGAGTGCTGGTCTACGCAGTCAGCGATGCCCAACGATACTGATGGTCTTTCTCACACTCTGCTGCTTAATGG GTGTGTGAAAGATGAAACTGTGAAGTTCCATGGATGGACTGCGGAGCACGACGGTGTCAACGGCAACGGCTCTGTGGTTCGCTACAGTTTCGACGTGTTTCGCTTTACGACACTGCCACATGAGTTCTACCTTCACTGCACTATCCAGCTGTGCTCTTTGGGAGATGAGTCCTGCCTACCG GACTGTAAACTGATAACTAAGCGGGAAGTATCTACAGGGGATCCCAAACAGGGATTACTGTCGTATGGACCAATCAGGTTCAAAGCACCAGATAGGCACTCAA ATGTGTTGCTGATCCTGGGACTTTCCATTGGTGGAATCTGGGTTCTGGGTATTTTTATTCTCATCCTCATGGCTGTTGCTCGTGCAGGCAACAGACGACTGTCTCGCTTATCAAATCTTTAA
- the zpd gene encoding zona pellucida glycoprotein d isoform X1 produces MTLRISKVYLTFLLAPLFLENAFGLCDVTHCTDSTKCLFAPDKRRCKCAVGYYGDLCDEVATINVMCGKDYITIMVVEDFFKYYNIKLEDLHLGNKSCRAQQETVAGVSYYMARTTKDRYLYCGGKALEKNFTHIAYSQTLQSDPVVKGNIIRDPLIKIEYKCVYPYIRTLSLPFPIVPISSETVMRVNEMEATIVMSLFKDGTYMEAFDTSPQLQLKEKAYVEARVVEPEDYFHLRVNECWSTQSAMPNDTDGLSHTLLLNGCVKDETVKFHGWTAEHDGVNGNGSVVRYSFDVFRFTTLPHEFYLHCTIQLCSLGDESCLPDCKLITKREVSTGDPKQGLLSYGPIRFKAPDRHSNVLLILGLSIGGIWVLGIFILILMAVARAGNRRLSRLSNL; encoded by the exons ATGACTCTTAGAATTTCGAAG GTGTATTTGACATTTTTACTAGCGCCTTTGTTTCTAGAGAACGCGTTTG GATTATGCGACGTTACTCATTGCACAGATTCGACAAAGTGTTTGTTTGCTCCTGACAAACGCAGATGCAAGTGCGCGGTCGGATATTATGGGGACCTCTGTGACGAAG TTGCAACAATTAACGTCATGTGCGGGAAAGACTACATCACAATCATGGTGGTTGAGGACTTTTTCAAGTATTACAATATTAAATTGGAGGACCTCCACCTTGGAAATAAGTCCTGCCGTGCCCAACAAGAGACTGTCGCTGGCGTTTCCTATTATATGGCGAGAACCACAAAAGACCGATACCTTTACTGCGGTGGGAAAGCGCTGGAG AAGAATTTCACCCATATCGCATACTCCCAAACGCTGCAGTCTGATCCAGTGGTGAAAGGCAACATAATCCGTGATCCCCTTATTAAAATAGAGTACAAGTGTGTGTACCCCTACATCCGCACTCTTAGTCTCCCTTTTCCCATTGTTCCCATTTCCAG TGAGACCGTGATGCGGGTGAATGAGATGGAGGCCACCATCGTGATGAGCCTTTTCAAGGATGGGACCTACATGGAGGCCTTTGACACGTCCCCCCAGCTGCAACTCAAGGAGAAGGCCTACGTTGAGGCCCGCGTGGTTGAACCTGAAGACTATTTCCATTTGCGAGTGAATGAGTGCTGGTCTACGCAGTCAGCGATGCCCAACGATACTGATGGTCTTTCTCACACTCTGCTGCTTAATGG GTGTGTGAAAGATGAAACTGTGAAGTTCCATGGATGGACTGCGGAGCACGACGGTGTCAACGGCAACGGCTCTGTGGTTCGCTACAGTTTCGACGTGTTTCGCTTTACGACACTGCCACATGAGTTCTACCTTCACTGCACTATCCAGCTGTGCTCTTTGGGAGATGAGTCCTGCCTACCG GACTGTAAACTGATAACTAAGCGGGAAGTATCTACAGGGGATCCCAAACAGGGATTACTGTCGTATGGACCAATCAGGTTCAAAGCACCAGATAGGCACTCAA ATGTGTTGCTGATCCTGGGACTTTCCATTGGTGGAATCTGGGTTCTGGGTATTTTTATTCTCATCCTCATGGCTGTTGCTCGTGCAGGCAACAGACGACTGTCTCGCTTATCAAATCTTTAA
- the slc7a6os gene encoding probable RNA polymerase II nuclear localization protein SLC7A6OS: MNPSSTILRVKRKRGTDAADALLLACKRIRPETAAQSAAESIPEPAEGEIENSVFKLVATVSSQDAPVQTHVRAALSRPRMAHALRPSAGSAHRIAGDLRSIKWSTRREERYRILSSHRAGLAPLEAPSERESDERRAEEAGQQEAAERREDGSAHWLLREIQVFDIVHEEGEKPSVQTVTSDSEDILCNSIKMIREKLSVSGDGVGAGHREKDDDYVYDLYYQEDASLGWIQDILSVKPYLEERELVPEEDPREEEIYEDEDDENEEGNWRNDYPDEEGSEDNSDLEERYTGCDYDEGFGRRSWQRYRREVLQEFEDYEEEEYLDSD, encoded by the exons ATGAATCCGAGTTCGACCATTCTTCGTGTTAAAAGAAAACGGGGGACGGATGCAGCGGACGCGCTGTTGCTGGCATGTAAGCGGATTCGGCCTGAGACCGCAGCACAGTCAGCCGCGGAATCTATTCCAGAACCTGCAGAGGGGGAAATAGAGAACTCGGTCTTCAAGCTGGTGGCCACCGTGTCCTCGCAG GATGCTCCGGTCCAGACCCACGTCCGAGCGGCCTTGTCCCGCCCCCGCATGGCTCACGCCCTGCGCCCCTCTGCCGGCAGCGCCCACAGGATAGCCGGGGACCTCCGCAGCATTAAGTGGAGCACCCGGCGGGAGGAACGCTACCGCATCCTGTCCAGCCATAGGGCTGGTCTGGCTCCCCTCGAAGCCCCCTCTGAAAGGGAGAGTGATGAGAGGAGGGCAGAAGAggctggccagcaggaggcagcagaGCGACGGGAGGATGGCTCCGCCCACTGGCTCCTGAGAGAGATACAAGTGTTTGACATTGTGCACGAGGAGGGTGAAAAGCCCAGTGTCCAG ACTGTAACCTCTGACTCTGAAGACATACTGTGCAACTCCATAAAGATGATCCGGGAGAAGCTGAGCGTGTCGGGGGATGGTGTGGGCGCTGGGCACCGTGAGAAGGATGATGACTACGTCTATGACCTCTACTACCAGGAGGATGCATCTCTTGGGTGGATCCAAGACATCCTCTCTGTGAAACCATACCTGGAGGAGCGTGAGCTG GTGCCAGAGGAAGACCCCAGGGAAGAAGAAATCtatgaggatgaggatgatgagAATGAAGAAGGGAACTGGAGGAACGATTATCCAGATGAGGAGGGCAGTGAGGACAACAGTGACTTGGAGGAGCGCTATACGG GGTGTGACTATGACGAGGGCTTCGGCCGGCGGTCCTGGCAGAGATACCGACGAGAGGTCCTCCAAGAGTTTGAGGACTATGAGGAAGAAGAATATTTGGATTCAGACTGA